The DNA sequence GTTTATGGAGTTGCATTTGGGTTACAGAAACATTGTTTTGCCTActctattttagttttttactaAGCGTTTTTGCAGCCTTGTTATGCTTAAACTTGTGTTGCCTTCTAAGGAGCTGAGCTTGTTGTTCAGAAAATCGTTGCGAAAGAATCCAGTTTTGGGAATTGGACTTCGAATGTTGAAGGATGCTGGCGATCCAACAAGTCCTACCCATTCCCTCCAAAAGGATGTATAAAGTACATTTAGACCCATTTTGTTTGGAACCATGAAAAGGAAAGGATAATAATAGATTAAAAACAGTACAATTCCATACTTGGGATTTTCATTGGAAAGGCTGTTCAGTCAATAATGTGGAACTGTTATTCATTTTACAAATTTTGGGTGGAGCAGCAATAAAACTCCATGTGTTTTATCTTGTGGTCAAATATACTTCCTTTGTTCACTTGAGGGATGGATTTCAACAGCCCATCGATGCTGTTGTTGATGCACAACACAGTCCTCGACGTTGACACTCAGTCGACTAGGCTCTACAGTTGAGGAAGCCAACACTACACTAGCACCGTTCGGGTCCTCCAGTAGTGTTCTTGATGCTCACAGCAAAGGTCTCTCTCTTCCCGCTTTATTTATGTCAAATTCATTGGGATTATTctctttaattacttttataattTCCTCTCTGCTTTGATAATTCAAGTTAGCCTGAAAAGCTTTCTGAGCTCAAGTAAGTTACTAttttgtgtgtgtttttttttactgGAAACGCTTATTCAAACTACCATTTTAAGTTCTAGTTTTAGTATATGTTGATCTAAGAATGATATTCCTTGCAAATATTGCTTTGCTTCTGATATGTTAGCTGAAGATCTGCCTTAAAAGATAATTGCTTAATTGGTGTTGCATAGAGCATTAACGTGTGCACATTTTCAGCTAGACAGTGGACATGCAACATGAACAACAGAGTGAGCGACGGGTATTGTGAAAGTGCTTCGCGACAGAATTGACAAGAATGGCAAGGACACCAGGTTGGGTTGGGATCAAGGTTGGACATAAAGGACGGCTGGGatcctatatataaataatacatgtacACAAGTAACTTATATTTAGAAGATACAAAGAGCAATCTTAGCATACTGCATACATGTATTTAGCAGAATATAGGATCCTATTTTGCTCATATACTCACAAAAATATTGGGTATCAGGCCAGTACTGCAAAATATGCTTATGTACAAAGTTTAGGCTTTCCGAGAGTTGTTAGCTCAATGCACAAACTGAAGATCTTCCAAGTTCGAGCTCATCAtccaaaattttataattttatgcaaAATAGTTGGTTTGGTTGTGGCATGCTTAAGATCAAATCAACCATCCCCAACAACATATGTGTTGCTTGAGATACTTAACACATAATAATCAAAGGTCAATCATTTTCTGAACACAAAAATTGGTCTGTCGAATCCAGTTTTGCTGCCAGACAAGCCAGAAGTTACATCCTCCACTGTTCTAAAACCAATCTGCAATTCCTTTTGACATCAGAATCTTGCTAAACAATTAACTAACCATCTTATTAAAAGATGTCTTAAGGCCCCGTGCAGCTGAGTAAAGTAAAAAAAAGAAGCTTCACAAACTCATAAACAGATGTGGCACATACCTTGTCAAGAAGTAACTCTTGAAAACATTCTGGCCGGAAGATAATCTTCTTAAAATTTTCTGCAGTTGTCTGCAAAGTAACAAAACAAAGCATTAGGCTGGGGGTGAATCTACTTAAATGATAACATCATTAAGTAgtagaagaaaaacaaatgaaatttaatatattCAAATAACTAACCCAACTAGTGAAAAATCCAACTTCACATTAAAACTAGACTCAGGGTTTGACATGTATGAGAGCCGAAGgcagaaacaaaaattgcttattCTAAACCTTGTAAGGCATTTAGCTgatcaacaacaaaaaaactaattaacaaGAATAAAAGGGACATCTTTAAATCTGCTGTTTAATAAGTTTTTGTGTCTGAGGTGTCCAGCAAAGTTTTGATTTGTCCTTCAGGTTCTGCTTATGATCATACCTAACAGTGTTGCATAAGACATGAATACTCATATGAGATAAGGAACAAACAAGTATTATCACCTCAGATACACGACGATTGTTGTCGTATGATTTCCAAGGCTGCGGTTCCAGTACAAATATTCCACCCTGCTTACGAGAATAAGAAGTAAATAAATGCTTCTCCAAATTCATTTCACATATTAAAGTTCTATTTCCTATTCATATCCTtgagtaaaataaaattaacagtTTATTGCAAAAAGCATGAAAAGACAAGAGGATACCGGATTAAGCAGCTTCCAGATCTTTGAAAATAATGTAATTAATCCATCATCACCCCAGTTCAGATGAATCCACTTTGAAACACTTAAACTGTATTGCATGAGACAAACTAATTACAAAACAAGTACCGCATCACAATAAGGTCAAGCAACAACAAATACTTGAGCATCTAAGCCTTATTACTATATTCTACAATAATAGAATTCTAACGTGCATGAAGTTTTCAATCAAAAGTTGAGCAAGTCCAAATTTTAAGGTTTCTTTTTCTCATAATTTTGTAGAAACAAACGCGTTTATTGATATGCACTATAAGACGAACTTGCCATAAAATTGCATCATAAAACTTCTCCGGAGGATGACGACTCTGGACAAAATTTTCTTGTCGGAAAGATACTATGTCAGATAGATTTTTTGGCAGAGTGGTACTAATCTTCAAATTCTGTTTGGTCTCCTCATCTGATGATGCTGTGATGTTATTCCCTAGACCGTTTGCATCTTCAGAATCCTTTGATTTTGAATCCTTTCCGTGTATCTTTCCAGCACTGTCTATCTTTACAAATTTTCTCAGGTGCCAATATGCATCTTCAATGCGATCTGGCAGATAAAGTTCCAAGAGTTAATGATTAGTGACCAACACTTGTTCTGTCAACTTTTATGAAGAAAGCTTCAGCCTAAATACAAagataattaaaagaaaataaataaataaataatgacaATAATAAGAATCATAAAAAGAGGCCTAATTACAATTAAAAACTTACTTGAATCAATGTCTACTCCAAGAATGCTTTGGCAATGAAACTTTTTGGctaaagataaaaaagaaaaattgttaaGACCCTTTATTTCACATTTAACTCATTGGCTAGTATCCTTTATAATTCAAGGAAAGGAGTAAATAAATTTAGTGAATAAATACCAATCTgaatggttataattccattaTTGCAGCCGACGTCAAGACAGTCCTTGCCTTCAAACCATTCTTTCTTCATGACCTTTAGTCTAGGATCTTCCTCAATGTCCTGACCTAGCTGCAACGTTATATAGAAATAACATCATCATTGTTTAACAATAGGGACCTTAATCTTTGGAAAACTAATATACTCAAGCATATCAAAATGGACATATCACCCATAtaatcagaataactaaaggtTCAAAAAACTAAAGCAAAAGGGCCAACTAGGTCGTCGATACTTTCCAGGCTAAATCAATCCATGATTGCAAAACTCTAGAAAATGTATTTACATACATCAACAAATATACTCCTGACCTCAAAAACGTGCAGAAaacaattacaaaaaaaattaagagaggTAAGAGGAGAGAATTACCCGATATCCATAGTAGTTTCTGTAGTTACCGTAAGGGAATATTTCCTTGTgctttttcttcttctgttCAACTTCTTTGGTGCTTCTCTCTTCACCTTTTCTCTTCTCCGCTTtcattttcttctctctcttttccgaATTGCCCATTTGGTACACACAAGTAGACTGGATTGTAAAAGATAGGATCAGATAGTATTCTACTTTATCCTGAGTTTGTTATAGAATTGAATTGAACtgcttttaaaattaaattgttaaggcttaatctaaaataaaaaattatataaacatGTATAAAAGTACAAGTTATAATAAATCTAAACCATCATATTTTGTCAAATAGAATTACAAAATTCATTTCTCCAAATGACTAGTTCTTTTTAGCTACCTAATTCAATTCATGGTTGTACGCAGGGCACAAGttttgacataaaaatgcaaagCATAAAAGGTAAAGTTTTGCTAATAGAATCATTAACCGCTCCTGTAATCAGCCTAAATTAGCACTAGAAACCAAAATTAGCACTATAACAAGAGTCATATAGATTTTGAACCTTTGCTTCCGTAGCAGTAAAACAGCTTTACGCACGTGGCAAACTAGCAAAACTTAACCTGTTAAGCAAAATCCTGTTGCAGAATAAACTAGTGGATAAAGAAAGATTCGTAAAGAACCTGATTTTCAGAGACTGAGCGACTGAAATGGGCGAGAAGACAAGAGCATCACTGAGTTTCACAGCAAACGGCGATAAGTAACCAGCGACGAAGGCGGACCCGAACAGATGTTGGGCGAGgttgaaggagagaaagagaagcagcggaaggtttagggtttagttaATTGCGAGGGAAAAAAGGAGGCATATTAGCGGCGAAACGCCTTGCAGTTGTTAACTGTAAAAAGTAGTCTGATTATGTAGTTTAGTGtaaaatcttttattttattttattactaggGAATAgatccgcgcttcgcgcggttttaataatttttttaaaattttacatgaaagaaattaatttttagttacgaATAAAATCTCAATTCAGTCTaatactattttatatttttttttatgaataatataaaggggaattaccccatatactgtttttttttaacttttttctttcaaatttacggtttgagtttctaaagtggttgtagcgctagttgcaataggggtttctatacgattttttgttgcgatttaggttgcagcgctagttgcaatagggatttctttgtagaattctgtaaaaaatgtaaaaaaaaaaaactgttttgaagtgtaaaaatgaaaaaatccctaatataaaattatataatatatttatgtaaaatttcttttatttgtaattagcacaaatattatatatatacaataaaaataaaagcacaTTTCGAATAAAGttatttctaataattaaaaggtattaaaaatataatttttttaaatgaatcaaatattataatggtataaatatttttgtaattaaaaaaatgatattcaTTTATAGTGAAACTTAATTTGTtgttcatatatatttaaattaaatatttttatagtttttttatttatataaaaatattaatttaagtattaataatttaaatattgtaaatttttaacgTTTTTATTGAATGAGaggtagatattttaaaatattatttattttgttgcaGCGCTTCATTAAATTAATGTATTATGATTTGCTATcttttttattactattattatttataatattaattgtttgtatcaattttttaagttagaataatattattattttaattgatgaATATTTTTGTCTTTTCTCTTTCCTAGTGCCATATTTTTTAAACTCAATTaagatgtatatatacataaactaattaagatgtatattcaaagtaattatgaaataaaaaaaaattacaactattATAAGTAAAtggataaaaaataatcaaatctatagaaaaaaaaatattaatttttggatATTTATGTAAAGTTGATCAATTGaataatatttgtatataaatatataaaattaattgagTAAGGTATTTAATTACCCCTACaaagataaatattaattttagacaAATCGGTgtgaatgaaaaaatattttacttgTAGTAATTtcttaatgaaatataatatatactgTGTTTACTTGTAGCTAATAAGTATAATACTCACATAGTTTGTAAACAATGTGAGACTcttacaaaatatatgtatatatacattacTTAGAagacatattataaaataaataaaatattaatagataaatagttaaaaaatgttcataagatgacatctcatttgatttatatttttctttatatattgagaaaaaaaataacgtttagtttcattttgaataaattagtttgaatattttttggactattaaaaatatagaattatgtatataattttgaaataaaattaactcataataaattgtatattattattattattattattattattattattatatattacatcaaatataaaaaacttataaaacaaatatttattagataataacttttaaaaatataacttatgaAATGTATATTAAATGAAAGATAAAAAACTATAAGACGATAATAAAAACTCGGGTAAGAAATTAATCAACcacccataaaaaaaaatacttttggaTGAATTAATATGacataaaaagaataatatttat is a window from the Cannabis sativa cultivar Pink pepper isolate KNU-18-1 chromosome 1, ASM2916894v1, whole genome shotgun sequence genome containing:
- the LOC115706059 gene encoding probable RNA methyltransferase At5g51130, which codes for MGNSEKREKKMKAEKRKGEERSTKEVEQKKKKHKEIFPYGNYRNYYGYRLGQDIEEDPRLKVMKKEWFEGKDCLDVGCNNGIITIQIAKKFHCQSILGVDIDSNRIEDAYWHLRKFVKIDSAGKIHGKDSKSKDSEDANGLGNNITASSDEETKQNLKISTTLPKNLSDIVSFRQENFVQSRHPPEKFYDAILCLSVSKWIHLNWGDDGLITLFSKIWKLLNPGGIFVLEPQPWKSYDNNRRVSETTAENFKKIIFRPECFQELLLDKIGFRTVEDVTSGLSGSKTGFDRPIFVFRK